The Corallococcus caeni genome includes a region encoding these proteins:
- a CDS encoding myxosortase-dependent metalloprotease, MXAN_2677/MXAN_2678 family, whose product MGALASWVVLAAVMGQSSAPYVRSRVSPGDEATQCLYWTQTRVNWQQSTVGNPKATNHTEFDAITRSFQSWQDIFASCGNLSLVEGSRVNSRTVGYNRSGDNINLILFRGRACRDVVDANDACFSQDTCANTYDCWDDSDGTIAITLTTYDERTGVVYDSDISFNAARFNFTTGNGGPCGIVATPDCVDTDVQNTATHEVGHFVGLDHTLATNSTMNPSAPPGETSKRTIDSGSRNFVCVAYPKGSASQPCFPVPGGNGNGNGNGDGDGSGDGDGCTAATGGLAVLPLLAAASLLARRRRGAR is encoded by the coding sequence ATGGGCGCGCTCGCGTCGTGGGTGGTGTTGGCGGCGGTGATGGGACAGAGCTCCGCGCCGTACGTGCGCAGCCGGGTGTCCCCCGGGGACGAGGCCACGCAGTGCCTGTACTGGACGCAGACGCGCGTCAACTGGCAGCAGAGCACCGTGGGCAACCCGAAGGCGACGAACCACACGGAGTTCGACGCCATCACCCGCTCGTTCCAGAGCTGGCAGGACATCTTCGCCAGCTGCGGCAACCTGTCGCTGGTGGAGGGCTCGCGCGTGAACTCCCGGACGGTGGGCTACAACCGCTCCGGCGACAACATCAACCTCATCCTCTTCCGCGGCCGCGCCTGTCGCGACGTCGTGGACGCCAACGACGCCTGCTTCTCCCAGGACACGTGCGCGAACACGTACGACTGCTGGGATGACAGCGACGGCACCATCGCCATCACGCTCACCACGTACGACGAGCGCACGGGCGTCGTCTACGACTCGGACATCTCCTTCAACGCCGCGCGCTTCAACTTCACCACCGGCAACGGCGGGCCGTGCGGCATCGTGGCGACGCCGGACTGCGTGGACACGGACGTGCAGAACACGGCCACCCACGAGGTGGGCCACTTCGTCGGCCTGGACCACACGCTGGCGACGAACTCCACCATGAACCCCAGCGCGCCGCCGGGTGAGACGTCCAAGCGCACCATCGACTCCGGTTCGCGCAACTTCGTGTGCGTCGCGTACCCCAAGGGCAGCGCCAGCCAGCCCTGCTTCCCGGTGCCTGGCGGGAACGGCAATGGGAACGGGAACGGGGACGGCGATGGAAGCGGAGACGGGGATGGCTGCACCGCGGCGACGGGCGGGCTGGCCGTGCTGCCGCTGCTGGCCGCGGCCTCGCTGCTCGCGCGCCGCCGGCGGGGTGCGCGGTGA
- a CDS encoding DUF2795 domain-containing protein yields MTRERLGLGLQEVELSPAPLTPVVSLAHSLQQALRGAVFPLSAEQLVWVARENEAPPHVVSLLGTLPRGRFPSVDTVALALGNASV; encoded by the coding sequence ATGACTCGCGAGCGCCTGGGACTTGGACTGCAGGAGGTGGAGCTGTCACCGGCCCCCCTGACTCCGGTGGTGTCCCTGGCGCACTCGCTGCAGCAGGCGCTGCGCGGCGCGGTGTTCCCGCTGAGCGCGGAGCAGTTGGTCTGGGTGGCGCGTGAGAACGAGGCGCCGCCGCACGTGGTGTCGCTCCTGGGCACGCTGCCGCGTGGCCGGTTCCCCTCCGTGGACACGGTGGCGCTCGCGCTCGGAAACGCCTCCGTCTGA
- a CDS encoding sensor histidine kinase, whose translation MNASDLPAVLYVDDDALNLRVFDANFGQRFRIFRCSSPNEALALLEQRRGEIGVVLSDQRMPGMTGVELLERARSIAPDAKRMLVTAYADMQAVIDAVNRGQVTRYFVKPWDRAELLAALEDALKIARLELRIREVEGRMMKSERLATLGQVTAGIAHELMGPVGYLTQNVSSLERDMQRVVQYVSRHLATDPDAEVSSTIEDLPSLIKDLSEGASHLRGVALGLRAQARGEDMEATADVAEVVSFAVKLARAEVRDRARLTSNGEPIRIVFGPVKLCQVLLNLIVNAAQAMEGTGRPGRIDVRWAARDEDVMLTVSDNGCGIPLALQEKVFQPLFTTKPVGIGTGLGLSICRELVTQFGGQLRLSSTPGEGTEIELTFKRAPLP comes from the coding sequence ATGAACGCCTCGGACCTGCCCGCCGTGCTGTACGTGGACGACGACGCCCTCAACCTGAGGGTGTTCGACGCCAACTTCGGGCAGCGGTTTCGCATCTTCCGGTGCTCGTCCCCCAACGAGGCCCTGGCGCTGCTGGAGCAGCGGCGCGGGGAGATTGGCGTGGTGCTGTCGGACCAGCGCATGCCGGGGATGACGGGCGTGGAGTTGCTGGAGCGCGCCCGCAGCATCGCGCCGGACGCCAAGCGCATGCTGGTGACGGCGTACGCGGACATGCAGGCCGTCATCGACGCGGTGAACCGCGGCCAGGTGACGCGCTACTTCGTCAAGCCGTGGGACCGCGCGGAGCTCCTGGCGGCGCTGGAGGACGCGCTCAAGATTGCCCGCCTGGAGCTGCGCATCCGCGAGGTCGAAGGCCGGATGATGAAGTCCGAGCGTCTGGCCACGCTGGGGCAGGTGACCGCGGGCATCGCGCACGAGCTCATGGGCCCGGTGGGCTACCTCACGCAGAACGTGTCCTCGCTCGAGCGCGACATGCAACGCGTGGTGCAGTACGTGTCGCGCCACCTGGCGACGGATCCGGACGCGGAGGTGTCCTCCACCATCGAGGACCTGCCGTCGCTCATCAAGGACCTGTCCGAGGGCGCCAGCCACCTGCGCGGGGTGGCGCTGGGCCTGCGCGCGCAGGCGCGTGGCGAGGACATGGAGGCCACCGCGGACGTGGCGGAAGTCGTCTCCTTCGCGGTGAAGCTGGCGCGAGCGGAGGTCCGCGACCGGGCGCGGCTCACCAGCAACGGCGAGCCCATCCGCATCGTGTTCGGGCCGGTGAAGCTGTGCCAGGTGCTGCTCAACCTCATCGTCAACGCGGCGCAGGCCATGGAGGGCACGGGCCGCCCGGGCCGCATCGACGTGCGGTGGGCGGCGCGCGACGAGGACGTGATGCTGACCGTGTCGGACAACGGCTGCGGCATCCCCCTGGCGCTCCAGGAGAAGGTGTTCCAGCCGCTGTTCACCACGAAGCCCGTGGGCATCGGCACGGGACTGGGCCTGTCCATCTGCCGTGAGCTGGTGACCCAGTTCGGCGGTCAGCTCCGCCTGTCGTCCACGCCGGGCGAGGGCACCGAAATCGAGCTCACCTTCAAGCGAGCCCCGCTCCCTTGA
- the gltX gene encoding glutamate--tRNA ligase: protein MASSKPRVRFAPSPTGYLHIGGARTALFNYLYAKRYGGTFVLRMEDTDQERSTPESVKAILDGLEWLGLDWDEGPGKEDPKYGPYFQTQRLDTYRKHADQLIAQGKAFRCYCTREEITQRREAVEKEKGQGSYRYEGTCHDLKGPPPGKKLEDAVIRFRMPAGEGTVSFDDKVLGVITKAHSDLDDWVMMRADGIPLYNYGCVIDDHLMEIDLVARGQEHVNSTFPQLMLYQALGWTPPAFAHLPLILGPDREKLSKRKHPEADVMLHKRTGIMPEALLNFVIRLGWSHGNDEVITREQMVEWFDFDGVGSTSGVWNPEKLQWLNQQWFKLLPPAVVAERLVPFLEARGFQVKGDARLEPLVLALRERSRTLDEMANTASIYFKSGVTLDEKAAAKHLSGDSLNLLRQAREKLAALPAWTVEPLDGVVKTVSEAAQVGMGKVAQPLRVAITGNTTSPGIGETLLLVGRAEALQRIDAALARGT, encoded by the coding sequence ATGGCTTCGTCAAAACCCCGCGTCCGCTTCGCTCCGTCACCTACTGGATACCTCCACATCGGAGGCGCCCGGACGGCGCTCTTCAACTACCTCTACGCGAAGCGCTACGGCGGCACCTTCGTCCTGCGCATGGAAGATACGGACCAGGAGCGCTCCACGCCGGAGTCCGTGAAGGCCATCCTGGACGGACTCGAGTGGCTGGGCCTGGACTGGGATGAGGGCCCCGGCAAGGAGGACCCGAAGTACGGTCCCTATTTCCAGACCCAGCGCCTGGACACGTACCGCAAGCACGCGGACCAGCTCATCGCGCAGGGCAAGGCCTTCCGGTGCTACTGCACCCGCGAGGAGATCACCCAGCGCCGCGAGGCGGTGGAGAAGGAGAAGGGTCAGGGCAGCTACCGCTATGAAGGCACCTGCCACGACCTGAAGGGCCCGCCCCCCGGCAAGAAGCTGGAGGACGCCGTCATCCGCTTCCGCATGCCCGCGGGCGAAGGCACCGTGTCCTTCGACGACAAGGTGCTGGGCGTCATCACCAAGGCGCACTCGGACCTGGATGACTGGGTGATGATGCGCGCGGACGGCATCCCGCTCTACAACTACGGCTGCGTCATCGACGACCACCTGATGGAGATCGACCTGGTCGCGCGCGGCCAGGAGCACGTCAACTCCACGTTCCCGCAGCTGATGCTCTACCAGGCGCTGGGCTGGACACCGCCGGCCTTCGCGCACCTGCCGCTCATCCTGGGGCCGGACCGGGAGAAGCTCTCCAAGCGCAAGCACCCGGAAGCGGACGTGATGCTGCACAAGCGCACGGGCATCATGCCGGAGGCGCTGCTCAACTTCGTCATCCGCCTGGGCTGGAGCCACGGCAACGACGAGGTCATCACCCGCGAGCAGATGGTGGAGTGGTTCGACTTCGACGGCGTGGGCAGCACGTCCGGCGTGTGGAACCCGGAGAAGCTCCAGTGGCTCAACCAGCAGTGGTTCAAGCTCCTGCCCCCGGCCGTGGTCGCGGAGCGGCTCGTGCCCTTCCTGGAGGCCCGCGGCTTCCAGGTGAAGGGGGACGCGCGCCTGGAGCCGCTGGTGCTCGCGCTGCGCGAGCGCTCGCGCACCCTGGACGAGATGGCGAACACCGCGTCCATCTACTTCAAGAGCGGCGTCACCCTGGATGAGAAGGCCGCCGCCAAGCACCTGAGCGGGGACTCGCTCAACCTGCTTCGCCAGGCCCGGGAGAAGCTGGCCGCCCTGCCCGCGTGGACGGTGGAGCCGCTGGACGGCGTGGTGAAGACGGTGAGCGAGGCCGCCCAGGTGGGCATGGGCAAGGTGGCCCAGCCCCTGCGCGTCGCCATCACCGGCAACACCACCAGCCCCGGCATCGGGGAGACGCTGCTGCTCGTGGGGCGCGCGGAAGCCCTCCAGCGCATCGACGCGGCGCTGGCTCGCGGGACGTGA
- a CDS encoding myxosortase-dependent metalloprotease, MXAN_2677/MXAN_2678 family: MSCRLLLLGVLLCAGAAGAQQDYKRTLVPGRPLCLVWPGRDYVYHLDAAGSTRTPGDTEVAAIEAAFDSWRALSSTCSDFRFIRGEDWTRSIAVGYDEEHPFDNYNVVTFRERNCQDVAPPEDACWQEETCGNVYQCWAHGGATIGLTTSSFSFKDGFVVDSDIELNAAETDYGPSFLFTTVNGPPCSAAPSTDCVATDVQNTMTHEIGHVVGLDHVFSAGSTMEATASQGETSKRVIDAGSAAGFCAAYPRGLPPTQCRIPEDPGLRLVADGKGTGCGASAGGPVLAALLLWGVALIRRSRRSAAPLAGLPRAAPGRTRG, encoded by the coding sequence GTGAGCTGTCGCCTGCTGCTCCTGGGAGTGCTGCTCTGCGCGGGAGCGGCGGGCGCGCAGCAGGACTACAAGCGCACGCTCGTGCCGGGCCGGCCGCTGTGCCTGGTGTGGCCGGGGCGTGACTACGTCTACCACCTGGACGCGGCCGGCAGCACGCGCACGCCCGGGGACACGGAGGTCGCCGCCATCGAGGCGGCCTTCGACTCGTGGCGGGCGCTGTCCTCGACGTGCAGCGACTTCCGCTTCATCCGCGGCGAGGACTGGACCCGCTCCATCGCGGTCGGCTACGACGAGGAGCACCCCTTCGACAACTACAACGTCGTCACCTTCCGCGAGCGCAACTGCCAGGACGTCGCCCCGCCGGAGGATGCGTGCTGGCAGGAGGAGACGTGCGGCAACGTCTACCAGTGCTGGGCGCACGGGGGCGCCACCATCGGGCTCACCACGTCCTCGTTCAGCTTCAAGGACGGCTTCGTCGTGGACTCGGACATCGAGCTCAACGCGGCGGAGACGGACTACGGGCCCAGCTTCCTGTTCACCACCGTGAACGGCCCTCCGTGCTCGGCCGCCCCGTCCACCGACTGCGTCGCCACGGACGTGCAGAACACGATGACGCACGAGATTGGCCACGTCGTCGGGTTGGACCATGTCTTCTCCGCGGGCTCCACCATGGAGGCCACCGCCTCGCAGGGTGAGACGTCCAAGCGGGTCATCGACGCGGGCTCCGCGGCCGGCTTCTGCGCCGCCTATCCACGCGGCCTGCCGCCCACCCAGTGCCGCATCCCGGAGGATCCGGGCCTGAGGCTCGTGGCGGACGGGAAGGGCACCGGCTGCGGCGCCTCCGCCGGAGGGCCGGTGCTGGCCGCCCTGCTGCTCTGGGGCGTGGCGCTGATCCGGAGGAGCAGGCGGTCAGCGGCCCCGCTGGCCGGCCTCCCCCGCGCTGCCCCGGGCAGGACGCGCGGTTAG
- a CDS encoding response regulator gives MDLPFETGEGEGEGRGTLASKVLLVDDEPVVLDICVRLLAREADLIVSPVGSAEEALVLLKDQRFDVLVTDKNLPGMGGVELIAEARRMQPALEAVMITAYASSESVIAAFAAGASDYIVKPFDDLRVLRAKVRAALERRSERVRTRDGAREMARQAAVLLDAGRDAPEPAHEALETELRNYEQAVRMGHTGTVAVVGSAEAVKVLRDAEFQVVELPPYSPQLESADVVVVETGDPQWHTLAERLQGRSPDVVLLAGADADLSDLLEAITLRMDLVGYGQSNAARVLPEKVRMLLMRRGIQRAQQRLTAALDTFRQSIATPN, from the coding sequence ATGGATCTCCCGTTCGAGACCGGCGAAGGTGAAGGGGAAGGGCGGGGGACGCTCGCCTCGAAGGTGCTGCTGGTGGATGACGAGCCGGTGGTGCTCGACATCTGCGTGCGCCTTTTGGCGCGGGAAGCGGACCTCATCGTCTCCCCCGTGGGCAGCGCGGAAGAGGCGCTCGTCCTGTTGAAGGACCAGCGCTTCGACGTGCTGGTGACGGACAAGAACCTGCCCGGCATGGGCGGGGTGGAGCTCATCGCGGAGGCGCGGCGGATGCAGCCCGCGCTGGAGGCGGTGATGATCACCGCCTACGCCAGCTCCGAGTCCGTCATCGCCGCGTTCGCCGCCGGCGCCAGCGACTACATCGTGAAGCCCTTCGACGACCTGCGCGTGCTGCGCGCCAAGGTGCGCGCCGCGCTGGAGCGCCGCTCGGAGCGGGTGCGCACGCGCGACGGGGCCCGGGAGATGGCCCGGCAGGCCGCGGTGCTGCTGGACGCGGGTCGGGACGCCCCGGAGCCCGCGCACGAGGCGCTGGAGACGGAGCTGCGCAACTACGAGCAGGCCGTGCGCATGGGCCACACCGGCACCGTCGCGGTGGTGGGCAGCGCGGAGGCCGTGAAGGTGCTGCGCGACGCGGAGTTCCAGGTGGTGGAGCTGCCGCCGTACTCGCCCCAGCTGGAGAGCGCGGACGTGGTGGTGGTGGAGACCGGGGATCCGCAGTGGCACACGCTGGCGGAGCGGCTCCAGGGCCGCTCCCCGGACGTGGTGCTGCTGGCCGGCGCCGACGCGGACCTGAGCGACCTCCTGGAGGCCATCACCCTGCGCATGGACCTGGTGGGCTACGGCCAGTCCAACGCCGCCCGCGTCCTGCCGGAGAAGGTGCGCATGCTGCTGATGCGCCGGGGCATCCAGCGCGCCCAGCAGCGGCTGACCGCCGCGCTGGACACCTTCCGCCAGAGCATCGCGACCCCGAACTGA
- the pdhA gene encoding pyruvate dehydrogenase (acetyl-transferring) E1 component subunit alpha yields MASAYSKDLLLTMYRKMYLLRRFEERAGQQYTLGKIAGFCHLYIGQEAVAVGCNEAIRPDDYMLSAYRDHGQPLARGSDAGMVMAELFGRGSGYSKGKGGSMHIFDIEHHFYGGYGIVGGQIPLAAGMAFASRYRNEDRVTVCFFGDAAANQGSFHETFNMAQKWKLPVIYICENNRYGMGTAIARTSAVPEIHKRASAYGMRGEAVDGMDVLKMYEAVKDAAEYCRAGKGPVLMEANTYRFRGHSMADPANYRTKQEVEDERKNDPIPKLREFAMKQGFKLTDADFEAIEEEEKRAVDAAVKFADESPEPSVDELWRDTIVEPGEEDVRPRERVLGVKVSNWPKYPSGQELKVTWDLEPRAEAEQADKKAGLSR; encoded by the coding sequence GTGGCCAGCGCGTACTCGAAGGACCTGTTGTTGACGATGTACCGGAAGATGTACCTCCTGCGCCGCTTCGAGGAGCGGGCCGGCCAGCAGTACACGCTGGGGAAGATCGCCGGCTTCTGTCACCTCTACATCGGCCAGGAAGCCGTGGCGGTGGGCTGCAACGAGGCCATCCGTCCGGATGACTACATGCTGTCCGCCTACCGCGACCACGGCCAGCCGCTGGCCCGTGGCAGCGACGCAGGCATGGTCATGGCGGAGCTGTTCGGCCGGGGCTCCGGCTACAGCAAGGGCAAGGGCGGCTCGATGCACATCTTCGACATCGAGCACCACTTCTACGGCGGCTACGGCATCGTCGGCGGGCAGATTCCGCTCGCGGCGGGCATGGCCTTCGCCAGCCGCTACCGCAACGAAGACCGCGTCACGGTGTGCTTCTTCGGCGACGCGGCCGCCAACCAGGGCTCGTTCCACGAGACCTTCAACATGGCGCAGAAGTGGAAGCTGCCGGTCATCTACATCTGCGAGAACAACCGCTACGGCATGGGCACGGCCATCGCGCGCACGTCCGCGGTGCCGGAGATCCACAAGCGCGCGTCCGCGTACGGCATGCGCGGCGAAGCGGTGGACGGCATGGACGTCCTCAAGATGTACGAGGCCGTGAAGGACGCCGCCGAGTACTGCCGCGCGGGCAAGGGCCCCGTGCTGATGGAGGCGAACACGTACCGCTTCCGCGGCCACTCGATGGCGGACCCTGCGAACTACCGCACCAAGCAGGAGGTGGAGGACGAGCGCAAGAACGACCCCATCCCGAAGCTGCGCGAGTTCGCGATGAAGCAGGGCTTCAAGCTCACCGACGCGGACTTCGAGGCCATCGAGGAGGAGGAGAAGCGCGCGGTGGACGCGGCGGTGAAGTTCGCCGACGAGTCGCCCGAGCCCAGCGTGGACGAGCTGTGGCGCGACACCATCGTGGAGCCGGGCGAGGAGGACGTGCGCCCGCGCGAGCGCGTGCTGGGCGTCAAGGTCTCCAACTGGCCGAAGTACCCGTCGGGCCAGGAGCTGAAGGTGACCTGGGACCTGGAGCCCCGCGCCGAGGCCGAGCAGGCGGACAAGAAGGCGGGCCTGAGCCGCTAG
- a CDS encoding pyruvate dehydrogenase complex dihydrolipoamide acetyltransferase, which translates to MSTPIQMPSLSPTMKEGKIVKWLKKVGDKISSGDAIAEVETDKSNLEVEAFDDGYLIQIAVPEGEVATVGSPIGYLGAKGEKATGSAPSAPAPQKTEAPKAAAPAAAPKPPEQAPAPAASGAGEGIAILMPSLSPTMTEGKIVKWLKKEGDKVSSGDAIAEVETDKSNLEVEAYDDGTLARITVQAGDMAKVGAPIAFLTPKGAKAGASAPQAPAAPKAPAQAPAAAAPSAPAGGQVVPLRREPQAPASGGGAGGRLRASPLAKRMAQERGLDISQVRGTGPLGRVVKRDVEQALGQGLAKAPAQAPAAKKAGAQPEVRAFGTRPEPQAVPMSSMRKVIGQRMSEVKPGVPHFYLTVEVEMDAAVKIREEAKALDLKVSVNDIIVKAAAIALRRSPKMNVSLQGDQVLHFGTVDVGIAVAIEDGLITPIIRDADLKGLQAISAESRDMAERARKRSLKPAEYTGGSLTVSNLGMYGIDQFIAVINPPQSAIIAVGAVAEKAVVRDGQLAVRKMMTVTLSGDHRVIDGATGAEYLRELKGLLEHPSRLLF; encoded by the coding sequence ATGTCGACGCCCATTCAGATGCCCAGCCTTTCCCCGACGATGAAGGAGGGGAAGATCGTCAAGTGGCTGAAGAAGGTGGGAGACAAGATCTCCTCCGGAGACGCCATCGCCGAGGTTGAGACGGACAAGTCCAACCTTGAGGTGGAAGCCTTCGACGACGGCTACCTCATCCAGATCGCCGTGCCCGAGGGCGAGGTCGCCACGGTGGGTTCGCCCATCGGCTACCTCGGCGCCAAGGGTGAGAAGGCCACGGGGAGCGCTCCTTCCGCCCCGGCCCCCCAGAAGACGGAGGCCCCGAAGGCCGCGGCGCCCGCCGCCGCCCCGAAGCCTCCCGAGCAGGCCCCGGCCCCCGCCGCCAGCGGCGCGGGTGAGGGCATCGCCATCCTGATGCCCTCGCTCTCCCCGACGATGACGGAGGGGAAGATCGTCAAGTGGCTGAAGAAGGAGGGGGACAAGGTCTCCTCCGGGGACGCCATCGCCGAGGTGGAGACGGACAAGTCCAACCTCGAGGTGGAGGCGTACGACGACGGCACGCTCGCGCGCATCACGGTGCAGGCGGGTGACATGGCCAAGGTCGGCGCGCCCATCGCGTTCCTCACGCCCAAGGGCGCCAAGGCCGGTGCGTCCGCACCCCAGGCTCCGGCCGCTCCGAAGGCGCCTGCCCAGGCTCCCGCCGCCGCGGCTCCGTCCGCGCCCGCCGGGGGACAGGTCGTCCCGCTGCGCCGCGAGCCCCAGGCTCCTGCGTCAGGTGGTGGCGCTGGCGGCCGGCTGCGCGCCAGCCCGCTGGCGAAGCGCATGGCCCAGGAGCGCGGGCTGGACATCAGCCAGGTGCGCGGCACGGGTCCGCTGGGCCGCGTGGTGAAGCGCGACGTGGAGCAGGCGCTGGGCCAGGGCCTGGCGAAGGCTCCCGCGCAGGCGCCGGCGGCGAAGAAGGCCGGGGCCCAGCCGGAGGTTCGCGCCTTCGGCACGCGTCCGGAGCCGCAGGCGGTGCCCATGTCCTCCATGCGCAAGGTCATTGGCCAGCGCATGTCGGAAGTGAAGCCCGGCGTGCCGCACTTCTACCTCACGGTGGAGGTGGAGATGGACGCCGCGGTGAAGATCCGCGAGGAGGCCAAGGCGCTGGACCTCAAGGTGTCCGTCAACGACATCATCGTGAAGGCGGCGGCCATCGCGCTGCGCCGCTCACCGAAGATGAACGTGTCGCTCCAGGGCGACCAGGTGCTGCACTTCGGCACCGTGGACGTGGGCATCGCGGTCGCCATCGAGGACGGGCTCATCACGCCCATCATCCGCGACGCGGACCTCAAGGGCCTGCAGGCCATCTCCGCCGAGTCCCGCGACATGGCGGAGCGCGCCCGCAAGCGCTCCCTGAAGCCCGCCGAGTACACGGGCGGCTCGCTCACGGTGAGCAACCTGGGCATGTACGGCATCGACCAGTTCATCGCCGTCATCAACCCGCCCCAGTCCGCCATCATCGCGGTGGGCGCCGTGGCGGAGAAGGCCGTGGTGCGTGACGGCCAGCTGGCGGTGCGCAAGATGATGACGGTCACGCTGTCGGGTGACCACCGCGTCATCGACGGGGCCACCGGCGCGGAGTACCTCCGCGAGCTGAAGGGCCTCCTGGAGCACCCCTCGCGGTTGCTGTTCTAG
- a CDS encoding pyruvate dehydrogenase complex E1 component subunit beta: protein MPELMYREALNQALAEEMERDANVFLIGEEVGRYNGAFKVSQGLLDKFGSARIIDAPISELGFTGLSVGAAAVGLRPVVEMMTWNFAILAMDQIVNNAAKLRHMSGGQLRCPIVFRGPGGAGGRLSSQHSQALEANYAHFPGLKVIAPATPADAKGMLKSAIRDENPVVMFEGERLYAIKGEVPEGEHIVPLGKADVKREGTDVTLITWSRMYYFCMEAAEALAKEGISVEVLDLRTLRPLDEEAILASVRKTNRAVICEEGWALAGVGASVVDLIQSQAFDDLDAPVVRVTGLDVNMSYAANLENATQPDAPKIIAAIKKVLYREGA from the coding sequence ATGCCCGAGTTGATGTATCGCGAAGCGTTGAACCAGGCGCTCGCCGAGGAGATGGAGCGCGACGCCAATGTGTTCCTCATTGGCGAGGAAGTGGGCCGCTACAACGGCGCGTTCAAGGTGTCCCAGGGCCTGCTGGACAAGTTCGGGAGCGCGCGCATCATCGACGCGCCCATCAGCGAGCTGGGCTTCACCGGCCTCTCCGTGGGCGCCGCCGCGGTGGGCCTGCGCCCCGTGGTGGAGATGATGACCTGGAACTTCGCCATCCTGGCGATGGACCAGATCGTCAACAACGCGGCCAAGCTGCGCCACATGAGCGGCGGCCAGCTGCGCTGCCCCATCGTGTTCCGCGGCCCGGGCGGCGCGGGCGGCCGGCTCTCCAGCCAGCACAGCCAGGCGCTGGAGGCCAACTACGCGCACTTCCCCGGCCTGAAGGTGATTGCCCCTGCGACCCCGGCGGACGCCAAGGGCATGCTCAAGAGCGCCATCCGGGACGAGAACCCGGTGGTCATGTTCGAGGGCGAGCGCCTCTACGCCATCAAGGGCGAGGTGCCGGAAGGCGAGCACATCGTCCCCCTGGGCAAGGCGGACGTGAAGCGTGAGGGCACGGACGTCACGCTCATCACTTGGAGCCGGATGTACTACTTCTGCATGGAGGCTGCGGAGGCCCTGGCGAAGGAAGGCATCAGCGTGGAGGTGCTGGACCTGCGCACCCTGCGCCCCCTGGACGAGGAGGCCATCCTCGCGAGCGTGCGCAAGACGAACCGCGCCGTCATCTGCGAGGAGGGCTGGGCGCTGGCCGGTGTCGGCGCGTCCGTGGTGGACCTCATCCAGTCCCAGGCGTTCGACGACCTGGACGCGCCCGTCGTGCGCGTCACCGGGTTGGACGTGAACATGTCCTATGCGGCGAACCTGGAGAACGCGACCCAGCCGGACGCGCCCAAGATCATCGCCGCCATCAAGAAGGTCCTGTACCGCGAGGGAGCCTGA